Proteins encoded within one genomic window of Bacillus thuringiensis:
- a CDS encoding DedA family protein, whose amino-acid sequence MLGELIHSVLVFLEGLGYWGIMLGLMLEVIPSEIVLSYAGYLVSTGSITFWGAVAFGTIGGVIAQLFIYWIGRYGGRPVLERYGKYILIQKKHIDYAEDWFNRYGTGVIFTARFIPVVRHAISIPAGIAKMSHAKFITLTTLAVIPWSIVFVYLGFKLGSEWESINKVAGPYVKYFALAAIVCAIGYFVLKKMMKKK is encoded by the coding sequence ATGTTAGGAGAGTTGATTCATTCCGTTTTAGTTTTTCTAGAAGGACTTGGGTATTGGGGAATTATGCTTGGATTGATGTTAGAGGTTATTCCAAGTGAAATCGTATTGTCTTATGCAGGTTATTTAGTATCAACAGGAAGCATTACGTTTTGGGGCGCTGTTGCGTTCGGGACAATTGGCGGTGTAATCGCACAACTATTCATTTATTGGATCGGTCGATACGGAGGAAGACCCGTCCTTGAGCGATATGGAAAATATATTTTAATTCAAAAGAAGCATATTGATTATGCTGAAGATTGGTTTAATCGTTACGGAACGGGTGTTATCTTTACAGCACGTTTTATTCCTGTTGTACGTCATGCTATTTCGATACCAGCGGGAATTGCAAAAATGTCACATGCTAAGTTTATTACACTAACTACGCTAGCTGTTATTCCATGGTCAATTGTGTTTGTATATTTAGGCTTTAAATTAGGATCAGAGTGGGAAAGTATTAATAAAGTAGCTGGGCCTTATGTGAAATATTTTGCACTTGCTGCTATTGTTTGTGCAATTGGTTACTTTGTATTAAAAAAAATGATGAAAAAAAAGTGA